One stretch of Sandaracinaceae bacterium DNA includes these proteins:
- a CDS encoding nitroreductase, translating to MDAMELLRTRASNGKLDAPAPDEATLNEILEAALRAPDHAALRPWRILVLRGEAREALGEVFARAALAREPGLDEEKLARIRRKPLRAPLLLVVAATPVAHPKAPEIEQVLSAGALAHGILLGLQAKGYAGMWRTGAPAYDPQVKEALGLRGEDHIVAFLYAGTPTTPAPEMARPTVATHVELWRG from the coding sequence ATGGATGCCATGGAGCTGCTCCGCACGCGCGCCTCGAACGGCAAGCTCGACGCGCCCGCGCCCGACGAGGCCACGCTGAACGAGATCCTCGAGGCGGCCCTCCGCGCGCCGGATCACGCGGCGCTGCGGCCGTGGAGGATCCTGGTCCTGCGGGGCGAGGCCCGGGAGGCGCTCGGGGAGGTGTTCGCGCGGGCGGCGCTGGCGCGAGAGCCGGGTCTGGACGAGGAGAAGCTGGCGCGCATCCGACGCAAGCCGCTCCGGGCCCCGCTGCTGCTCGTGGTCGCCGCGACCCCGGTCGCGCACCCCAAGGCGCCGGAGATCGAGCAGGTCCTGAGCGCGGGCGCGCTGGCCCACGGGATCCTGCTCGGGCTCCAGGCGAAGGGCTACGCCGGGATGTGGCGGACGGGCGCGCCCGCCTACGACCCCCAGGTGAAGGAGGCGCTCGGGCTGCGCGGCGAGGACCACATCGTGGCCTTCCTCTATGCGGGCACGCCGACCACGCCCGCGCCCGAGATGGCGAGACCCACCGTCGCGACCCACGTCGAGCTCTGGCGCGGTTGA
- a CDS encoding GGDEF domain-containing protein, whose protein sequence is MPPSPLRKRTRLIAWLGAAVVIGLDALIATPVGLPVLYFVPIVMAAMRLPRAELLLLALVCSAARIFFGPVGDPLSLARVTFTVGEDAQLVSNAVSTVVGYVGAGWLVVTLATQQRAIRALADETERDPLTGLANRRALELFQLEEAGRLASVLALDLDHFKRINDTHGHAAGDAVLREVARRLSPLVRQGDLVARVGGEEILVILKGAGDAVAHRVAQSACEAVRGAPVEVEGGSVDVTTSIGVAVGPLDDALLTRADAALYAAKAAGRDRWVSDTSPA, encoded by the coding sequence ATGCCGCCCTCCCCCCTGCGGAAACGAACGCGACTGATCGCGTGGCTCGGCGCCGCCGTGGTCATCGGGCTCGACGCGCTGATCGCGACCCCGGTGGGGCTGCCGGTCCTGTATTTCGTGCCGATCGTGATGGCCGCCATGCGGCTGCCTCGCGCGGAGCTGCTCCTGCTCGCGCTCGTCTGCTCGGCCGCGCGCATCTTCTTCGGGCCCGTCGGCGATCCGCTCTCGCTCGCCCGCGTGACCTTCACGGTGGGTGAGGACGCGCAGCTGGTGTCGAACGCGGTGAGCACCGTGGTCGGCTACGTGGGCGCCGGATGGTTGGTGGTCACCCTCGCCACCCAGCAGCGCGCCATCCGCGCCCTCGCCGACGAGACCGAGCGGGATCCGCTCACCGGCCTCGCCAATCGCAGAGCGCTGGAGCTGTTCCAGCTGGAAGAGGCCGGGCGCCTCGCGAGCGTGCTCGCCCTCGACCTCGACCACTTCAAGCGGATCAACGACACGCATGGCCACGCCGCGGGTGACGCCGTCCTGCGAGAGGTCGCGCGGCGGCTCAGCCCCCTCGTGCGTCAGGGCGATCTGGTGGCCCGCGTCGGCGGCGAGGAGATCCTGGTGATCCTCAAGGGCGCGGGAGACGCCGTCGCGCATCGCGTGGCACAGAGCGCGTGCGAGGCCGTGCGAGGAGCGCCGGTCGAGGTCGAAGGCGGCTCGGTCGACGTGACCACGTCGATCGGCGTCGCGGTGGGCCCGCTCGACGACGCGCTCCTCACGCGCGCCGACGCGGCCCTCTATGCCGCCAAGGCGGCCGGGCGAGATCGCTGGGTCAGCGACACATCGCCGGCGTGA